The Chanodichthys erythropterus isolate Z2021 chromosome 14, ASM2448905v1, whole genome shotgun sequence genome window below encodes:
- the LOC137036114 gene encoding myc box-dependent-interacting protein 1 isoform X2, producing the protein MNILDDLGVLQKLGKADETKDLAFEEGVINFNKQLVEGTKLQKDLRAYLAAVKAMHESSRRLYECLDDMYENDWYGRKDVDSICEDSDLLWTDFHQKLVDHALISMDTYLGQFPDIKARIAKRDRKLVDFDSARHNFAAVNKGKKKEGIKITKPASLLERAAPGWAQGILSAHNVAQTSLSRSQAEEELERAQKVFEEINIDLQEELPSLWNSRVGFYVNTFQSVAGLEEKFHREMGKINQNLNDTLEKLENQDMSSEKTQDANHTLSPGGPPAIPKSPSKLKPAVPPPPKVTPSKDMKQESIINLFGEAATPNISVTSPTQYEAPATANLLDMDLDSLQAATTPAAQNWDPWEATEQAVVTEAEAVAETVSETAVATTETTESVEMPVAFLFKVKAMHDYNANDSDELELKAGDVVLVVNFENPDEQDEGWLMGVKESDWIQHKDLGKKGVFPENFTQRM; encoded by the exons atgaacatcttggatgacttgggg GTTCTTCAAAAGCTTGGCAAGGCAGATGAGACTAAAGATCTGGCATTTGAAGAGGGTGTGATCAATTTTAACAAACAGCTG GTTGAAGGTACCAAACTGCAGAAAGACCTTCGGGCCTATTTGGCTGCTGTGAAAG CCATGCATGAATCTTCTAGACGTCTGTACGAGTGCCTGGATGACATGTATGAGAATGACTGGTATGGCAGAAAGGACGTGGACTCCATCTGTGAG GATTCAGACCTCCTTTGGACGGACTTCCATCAGAAACTTGTGGATCACGCACTTATATCCATGGACACTTACCTGGGCCAGTTTCCGGACATCAAA gCCCGTATTGCGAAGCGTGACAGGAAGCTGGTGGACTTTGACAGTGCACGGCACAACTTTGCTGCGGTAAACAAAGGCAAGAAAAAGGAGGGGATTAAGATTACCAAG CCAGCTTCCTTGCTGGAGAGGGCCGCCCCAGGTTGGGCTCAGGGGATCCTGTCCGCCCATAACGTGGCTCAAACCAGCCTCTCCAGAAGTCAG GCAGAGGAAGAGCTGGAGAGGGCACAGAAGGTGTTTGAAGAGATTAATATAGATTTGCAGGAGGAACTGCCATCTCTGTGGAACAG TCGTGTTGGCTTTTACGTGAATACATTCCAGAGCGTGGCTGGTCTGGAGGAGAAGTTTCACAGAGAAATGGGAAAA aTTAATCAGAATCTGAATGATACACTGGAGaaattagaaaatcaagatatGTCCAG TGAAAAAACACAAGATGCCAATCACACTTTGAGCCCAGGAGGACCGCCAGCCATTCCCAAATCTCCGTCTAAG CTAAAGCCAGCTGTCCCTCCACCTCCTAAAGTTACTCCATCAAAGGATATGAAACAGGAGAGCATCATCAATCTATTTGGTGAGGCTGCCACTCCAAACATCAGTGTCACTTCGCCAACACAG TATGAAGCTCCAGCCACTGCTAATCTGCTGGATATGGATCTGGACTCACTTCAGGCCGCCACCACCCCAGCCGCACAG AATTGGGATCCATGGGAG GCCACAGAACAGGCAGTTGTTACAGAAGCAGAGGCAGTAGCTGAAACTGTAAGTGAG ACTGCGGTAGCGACCACAGAGACCACAGAGAGTGTAGAGATGCCAGTAGCCTTCCTGTTCAAA GTGAAAGCAATGCACGACTACAATGCCAATGACTCCGATGAGTTGGAGTTGAAGGCAGGAGATGTGGTGCTGGTAGTGAACTTCGAAAATCCAGATGAGCAG GATGAAGGGTGGTTGATGGGAGTCAAAGAGTCTGACTGGATTCAGCATAAAGATCTTGGGAAAAAGGGAGTCTTCCCTGAAAACTTCACTCAGAGGATGTGA
- the LOC137036114 gene encoding myc box-dependent-interacting protein 1 isoform X1, with the protein MAELPMGKGVSAGKIASNVQKKITRAQEKVLQKLGKADETKDLAFEEGVINFNKQLVEGTKLQKDLRAYLAAVKAMHESSRRLYECLDDMYENDWYGRKDVDSICEDSDLLWTDFHQKLVDHALISMDTYLGQFPDIKARIAKRDRKLVDFDSARHNFAAVNKGKKKEGIKITKPASLLERAAPGWAQGILSAHNVAQTSLSRSQAEEELERAQKVFEEINIDLQEELPSLWNSRVGFYVNTFQSVAGLEEKFHREMGKINQNLNDTLEKLENQDMSSEKTQDANHTLSPGGPPAIPKSPSKLKPAVPPPPKVTPSKDMKQESIINLFGEAATPNISVTSPTQYEAPATANLLDMDLDSLQAATTPAAQNWDPWEATEQAVVTEAEAVAETVSETAVATTETTESVEMPVAFLFKVKAMHDYNANDSDELELKAGDVVLVVNFENPDEQDEGWLMGVKESDWIQHKDLGKKGVFPENFTQRM; encoded by the exons ATGGCTGAATTACCGATGGGTAAAGGGGTCTCCGCAGGAAAAATAGCAAGCAATGTACAGAAAAAAATTACCAGGGCTCAAGAAAAG GTTCTTCAAAAGCTTGGCAAGGCAGATGAGACTAAAGATCTGGCATTTGAAGAGGGTGTGATCAATTTTAACAAACAGCTG GTTGAAGGTACCAAACTGCAGAAAGACCTTCGGGCCTATTTGGCTGCTGTGAAAG CCATGCATGAATCTTCTAGACGTCTGTACGAGTGCCTGGATGACATGTATGAGAATGACTGGTATGGCAGAAAGGACGTGGACTCCATCTGTGAG GATTCAGACCTCCTTTGGACGGACTTCCATCAGAAACTTGTGGATCACGCACTTATATCCATGGACACTTACCTGGGCCAGTTTCCGGACATCAAA gCCCGTATTGCGAAGCGTGACAGGAAGCTGGTGGACTTTGACAGTGCACGGCACAACTTTGCTGCGGTAAACAAAGGCAAGAAAAAGGAGGGGATTAAGATTACCAAG CCAGCTTCCTTGCTGGAGAGGGCCGCCCCAGGTTGGGCTCAGGGGATCCTGTCCGCCCATAACGTGGCTCAAACCAGCCTCTCCAGAAGTCAG GCAGAGGAAGAGCTGGAGAGGGCACAGAAGGTGTTTGAAGAGATTAATATAGATTTGCAGGAGGAACTGCCATCTCTGTGGAACAG TCGTGTTGGCTTTTACGTGAATACATTCCAGAGCGTGGCTGGTCTGGAGGAGAAGTTTCACAGAGAAATGGGAAAA aTTAATCAGAATCTGAATGATACACTGGAGaaattagaaaatcaagatatGTCCAG TGAAAAAACACAAGATGCCAATCACACTTTGAGCCCAGGAGGACCGCCAGCCATTCCCAAATCTCCGTCTAAG CTAAAGCCAGCTGTCCCTCCACCTCCTAAAGTTACTCCATCAAAGGATATGAAACAGGAGAGCATCATCAATCTATTTGGTGAGGCTGCCACTCCAAACATCAGTGTCACTTCGCCAACACAG TATGAAGCTCCAGCCACTGCTAATCTGCTGGATATGGATCTGGACTCACTTCAGGCCGCCACCACCCCAGCCGCACAG AATTGGGATCCATGGGAG GCCACAGAACAGGCAGTTGTTACAGAAGCAGAGGCAGTAGCTGAAACTGTAAGTGAG ACTGCGGTAGCGACCACAGAGACCACAGAGAGTGTAGAGATGCCAGTAGCCTTCCTGTTCAAA GTGAAAGCAATGCACGACTACAATGCCAATGACTCCGATGAGTTGGAGTTGAAGGCAGGAGATGTGGTGCTGGTAGTGAACTTCGAAAATCCAGATGAGCAG GATGAAGGGTGGTTGATGGGAGTCAAAGAGTCTGACTGGATTCAGCATAAAGATCTTGGGAAAAAGGGAGTCTTCCCTGAAAACTTCACTCAGAGGATGTGA
- the LOC137036114 gene encoding myc box-dependent-interacting protein 1 isoform X3 yields MHESSRRLYECLDDMYENDWYGRKDVDSICEDSDLLWTDFHQKLVDHALISMDTYLGQFPDIKARIAKRDRKLVDFDSARHNFAAVNKGKKKEGIKITKPASLLERAAPGWAQGILSAHNVAQTSLSRSQAEEELERAQKVFEEINIDLQEELPSLWNSRVGFYVNTFQSVAGLEEKFHREMGKINQNLNDTLEKLENQDMSSEKTQDANHTLSPGGPPAIPKSPSKLKPAVPPPPKVTPSKDMKQESIINLFGEAATPNISVTSPTQYEAPATANLLDMDLDSLQAATTPAAQNWDPWEATEQAVVTEAEAVAETVSETAVATTETTESVEMPVAFLFKVKAMHDYNANDSDELELKAGDVVLVVNFENPDEQDEGWLMGVKESDWIQHKDLGKKGVFPENFTQRM; encoded by the exons ATGCATGAATCTTCTAGACGTCTGTACGAGTGCCTGGATGACATGTATGAGAATGACTGGTATGGCAGAAAGGACGTGGACTCCATCTGTGAG GATTCAGACCTCCTTTGGACGGACTTCCATCAGAAACTTGTGGATCACGCACTTATATCCATGGACACTTACCTGGGCCAGTTTCCGGACATCAAA gCCCGTATTGCGAAGCGTGACAGGAAGCTGGTGGACTTTGACAGTGCACGGCACAACTTTGCTGCGGTAAACAAAGGCAAGAAAAAGGAGGGGATTAAGATTACCAAG CCAGCTTCCTTGCTGGAGAGGGCCGCCCCAGGTTGGGCTCAGGGGATCCTGTCCGCCCATAACGTGGCTCAAACCAGCCTCTCCAGAAGTCAG GCAGAGGAAGAGCTGGAGAGGGCACAGAAGGTGTTTGAAGAGATTAATATAGATTTGCAGGAGGAACTGCCATCTCTGTGGAACAG TCGTGTTGGCTTTTACGTGAATACATTCCAGAGCGTGGCTGGTCTGGAGGAGAAGTTTCACAGAGAAATGGGAAAA aTTAATCAGAATCTGAATGATACACTGGAGaaattagaaaatcaagatatGTCCAG TGAAAAAACACAAGATGCCAATCACACTTTGAGCCCAGGAGGACCGCCAGCCATTCCCAAATCTCCGTCTAAG CTAAAGCCAGCTGTCCCTCCACCTCCTAAAGTTACTCCATCAAAGGATATGAAACAGGAGAGCATCATCAATCTATTTGGTGAGGCTGCCACTCCAAACATCAGTGTCACTTCGCCAACACAG TATGAAGCTCCAGCCACTGCTAATCTGCTGGATATGGATCTGGACTCACTTCAGGCCGCCACCACCCCAGCCGCACAG AATTGGGATCCATGGGAG GCCACAGAACAGGCAGTTGTTACAGAAGCAGAGGCAGTAGCTGAAACTGTAAGTGAG ACTGCGGTAGCGACCACAGAGACCACAGAGAGTGTAGAGATGCCAGTAGCCTTCCTGTTCAAA GTGAAAGCAATGCACGACTACAATGCCAATGACTCCGATGAGTTGGAGTTGAAGGCAGGAGATGTGGTGCTGGTAGTGAACTTCGAAAATCCAGATGAGCAG GATGAAGGGTGGTTGATGGGAGTCAAAGAGTCTGACTGGATTCAGCATAAAGATCTTGGGAAAAAGGGAGTCTTCCCTGAAAACTTCACTCAGAGGATGTGA